Proteins from a single region of Phycisphaeraceae bacterium D3-23:
- a CDS encoding response regulator translates to MEHQQYEDEKKAAGYRHALVVDDNPAVVAAIATRLMTVGWACVTALDGHDAMALMSKHTIDAIITDIDMPYVDGFGIIELALSFQKCPVLAITGSGESLQRCQRDYPHVPVLSKPFTGEQVLAFIADIDNGHESGNNPATHAA, encoded by the coding sequence ATGGAGCACCAGCAGTACGAGGATGAAAAGAAGGCCGCCGGCTATCGCCACGCGCTGGTCGTCGACGACAACCCCGCCGTCGTCGCCGCGATCGCGACCCGGCTGATGACCGTCGGCTGGGCGTGTGTCACGGCACTCGATGGCCACGACGCGATGGCGCTGATGTCTAAGCACACGATCGATGCCATCATCACCGACATCGACATGCCCTACGTCGACGGCTTCGGCATCATCGAGCTCGCGCTCTCGTTCCAGAAGTGTCCCGTGCTTGCCATCACCGGCTCGGGCGAATCGCTGCAGCGCTGCCAACGCGACTACCCGCATGTGCCGGTGCTGAGTAAACCGTTTACTGGCGAACAGGTCCTGGCGTTCATCGCCGACATCGATAACGGCCACGAATCCGGCAACAACCCGGCGACCCACGCCGCCTGA